A genome region from Excalfactoria chinensis isolate bCotChi1 chromosome 26, bCotChi1.hap2, whole genome shotgun sequence includes the following:
- the GIPC3 gene encoding PDZ domain-containing protein GIPC3 yields MRRAGRRGRQAQEDGPMENGVGQEPGVSEPPPSEGTSAPRPPRARPRLVFRTQLAHGSPTGRIEGFTNVKELYGKIAEVFSISPTEILFCTLNTHKVDMQKLLGGQIGLEDFIFAHVRGETKEVEVTKTEDALGLTITDNGAGYAFIKRIKEGSIINRIQTVCVGDSIEAINDHTIVGCRHYEVARMLRELPRAQPFTLRLVQPKKAFDMIGQRTRSSSKCPPEGRVSTGKETLRLHAQGPATLQEGPSAVEEEAARRVDDLLESYMGIRDCELAATMVEMAKCSPTAAALACALDSVLGEFAFPQEFVAEVWAAVCSPHGGQE; encoded by the exons ATGCGGCGGGCGGGCAGGCGCGGCAGGCAGGCCCAGGAGGACGGCCCCATGGAGAACGGCGTGGGGCAGGAGCCGGGGGTCTCCGAGCCGCCCCCCTCCGAAGGCACTTCGGCCCCACGGCCGCCCCGTGCCCGCCCTCGCCTGGTGTTCCGCACCCAGTTGGCCCACGGCAGCCCCACGGGGCGCATCGAGGGCTTCACCAACGTGAAGGAGCTGTACGGGAAGATCGCCGAGGTGTTCAGCATCTCCCCCACCGAG ATCCTGTTTTGCACGCTCAACACGCACAAAGTGGACATGCAGAAGCTGCTGGGGGGGCAGATCGGGCTGGAGGATTTCATCTTCGCTCACGTCCGCGGGGAAACCAAGGAGGTGGAGGTGACCAAGACGGAGGACGCGCTGGGACTCACCATCACCGACAACGGCGCCGGCTACGCCTTCATCAAG CGGATCAAGGAGGGGAGCATCATCAACCGCATCCAGACGGTGTGTGTTGGTGACAGCATCGAGGCCATCAACGACCACACCATCGTGGGCTGCCGGCACTACGAGGTGGCCCGCATGCTGCGCGAGCTGCCCCGTGCTCAGCCCTTCACCCTGCGCCTGGTGCAGCCCAAAAAGGCCTTTG ACATGATCGGGCAGAGGACGCGGAGCAGCAGCAAGTGCCCGCCTGAGGGCCGAGTGTCCACTGGGAAGGAGACGCTGCGGCTGCATGCGCAGGGCCCGGCCACGCTGCAGGAGGGG CCCAGTGCCGTGGAGGAAGAGGCCGCGCGCCGCGTGGACGACCTGCTGGAGAGCTACATGGGCATCCGCGACTGCGAGCTGG ctgccaccaTGGTGGAGATGGCCAAGTGCAGCCCCACGGCCGCCGCGCTCGCCTGCGCCCTCGACTCAGTGCTGGGAGAGTTTGCCTTCCCCCAGGAGTTCGTGGCCGAGGTTTGGGCAGCCGTCTGCAGCCCCCACGGTGGGCAGGAGTAG